One window of Rasiella rasia genomic DNA carries:
- a CDS encoding shikimate dehydrogenase family protein, whose translation MAKYGLLGKDIGYSFSQTFFSIKFEKEALPHTYFNFDVPCIQNFKDLISDIPDLKGLNVTIPYKEAIIPHLFRLDKESKQIGAVNTIKFRKDGKLIGYNTDHYGFAKALAHFLPIYKKTALILGSGGASKAIRYVLDAMNFEYLQVSRTSSENTITYEKVTPKVLEEHFLIINCTPLGTTPNISEAPNIPYTSLGRHHVLFDLIYNPRETEFMKRGLARGARVSNGFKMLEYQAKKSWKIWNS comes from the coding sequence ATGGCTAAATATGGATTATTGGGAAAAGATATTGGCTATTCTTTTTCCCAAACATTTTTCAGTATAAAGTTCGAAAAGGAAGCACTCCCCCATACGTACTTCAACTTTGATGTACCCTGCATTCAAAATTTCAAAGATTTAATTAGTGACATACCAGATTTAAAAGGTCTCAATGTTACAATTCCGTATAAGGAGGCTATCATTCCACACCTTTTCAGGCTAGATAAAGAATCGAAACAAATTGGGGCTGTTAATACCATTAAATTTAGAAAAGACGGCAAATTAATTGGCTATAATACAGACCACTACGGTTTTGCAAAGGCATTGGCTCATTTTCTACCTATATATAAAAAAACTGCGCTAATTCTTGGTTCTGGCGGGGCTTCTAAAGCTATTAGATATGTACTAGATGCTATGAATTTTGAATATCTTCAGGTGTCACGTACTTCTTCTGAAAATACAATTACCTACGAAAAGGTTACCCCAAAAGTACTAGAAGAGCATTTTCTAATTATTAATTGCACACCTTTAGGTACAACACCAAACATATCTGAAGCTCCAAACATCCCGTACACCAGTCTCGGAAGGCATCACGTATTGTTCGATTTAATTTATAATCCGCGAGAGACAGAATTCATGAAACGCGGTCTTGCTAGAGGGGCTAGAGTTAGCAATGGTTTTAAAATGCTCGAGTATCAAGCAAAAAAATCTTGGAAGATTTGGAATAGCTAA
- a CDS encoding DUF368 domain-containing protein → MQQTRTFSDKIWLVLKGLFMGAANKVPGVSGGVVAFVGGFYEEFIYSLQKVNRKAFSLLFNGRFKSFIQYINGKFLGLLLLGMIISYFSVSKLLDYLIIKFELLVWSAFFGMIIGSIYYIAKDFGEWNRRYLAYLLCGIIAGVSISFLEPARENSNLLFVFFCGIISVSGMTLPGLSGSFILILLGNYVLLLVDSVNALYDTFSELIQGDTSFISNTERLQMLKILAVFTLGSVTGLVSLSHGLAYVLKHFRKATYAVIIGFIAGSLGVVWPWKHKQYAYDSFGNISIDANGEKIISGYDRYWPSEFSFETFLAILFIFVGIGIVLSLDFYQKKK, encoded by the coding sequence ATGCAGCAAACTCGAACCTTTTCAGACAAAATTTGGCTGGTACTTAAAGGCCTCTTTATGGGTGCAGCAAATAAGGTTCCTGGAGTTTCTGGTGGTGTCGTAGCCTTTGTAGGGGGGTTTTATGAAGAGTTTATTTATTCACTTCAGAAGGTAAATAGAAAAGCCTTTTCGCTACTTTTTAACGGTCGTTTTAAAAGCTTTATTCAGTACATAAATGGCAAGTTTCTAGGCCTTCTCCTCTTAGGAATGATTATTAGTTATTTTAGCGTTTCTAAGCTTCTAGACTATCTTATTATAAAGTTCGAGCTACTTGTTTGGAGTGCTTTTTTTGGGATGATTATAGGCTCTATCTATTACATTGCAAAAGATTTTGGCGAATGGAATAGACGCTACCTAGCCTATCTACTTTGTGGTATTATCGCCGGAGTAAGTATTAGTTTTTTAGAGCCTGCTAGAGAAAACAGCAACCTGCTATTTGTTTTTTTCTGCGGAATTATTAGCGTGTCTGGAATGACACTTCCTGGGTTGTCTGGTTCTTTCATATTAATTTTACTGGGTAATTATGTTTTACTTTTAGTAGATTCCGTTAATGCATTGTACGATACTTTTTCTGAATTAATCCAGGGTGACACTAGCTTTATTTCTAATACCGAACGTTTACAGATGCTAAAAATTCTGGCGGTCTTTACCCTTGGATCTGTTACAGGTCTAGTCTCACTGTCGCATGGTTTAGCATACGTTTTAAAACATTTCAGGAAAGCCACCTATGCGGTAATTATTGGTTTTATTGCGGGCTCACTCGGAGTTGTATGGCCTTGGAAACACAAGCAGTATGCGTACGATTCCTTCGGAAATATTAGTATAGATGCCAACGGAGAGAAAATTATAAGTGGTTATGATAGATATTGGCCCTCAGAATTTTCTTTCGAGACTTTCTTAGCTATTCTCTTTATATTTGTCGGGATTGGAATTGTATTAAGCCTCGATTTCTATCAAAAAAAGAAATAA
- a CDS encoding DUF368 domain-containing protein encodes MPSRSFFQYLTITLKGLAMGAADVVPGVSGGTIAFIAGIYEELIETIHNLNLGFFKLWKKSGFKTAWNTYNLGFLLALFGGVFISILSLAKLITYLLENHPILVWSFFFGLVIASILYVGNQIVSWNVKVIIALVIAAGFAYAITLAKPVGTIDSTWILFFAGFIAIIAMILPGISGAFILLLLGAYTSVIGTLSQLGDGITKLDANLFFGAFTKLFVFGLGAIVGLKVFSRALNYMFKNFKNITLAVLTGFMIGALNKIWPWKKVLETRINHSGNEVPFLEKSILPGSYPEDPQLMYAVIFMVIGFLTIFIMERFAATKKER; translated from the coding sequence ATGCCTTCAAGATCATTTTTTCAATACCTTACCATAACTTTAAAAGGACTTGCCATGGGTGCCGCAGATGTGGTTCCTGGTGTTTCTGGAGGTACAATTGCCTTTATTGCTGGTATTTACGAAGAACTCATCGAGACCATACACAACTTGAATTTAGGTTTTTTTAAACTTTGGAAAAAATCTGGATTCAAAACAGCTTGGAATACCTACAACCTAGGATTTTTACTAGCCCTCTTTGGAGGTGTATTTATAAGCATACTATCGCTAGCTAAATTAATTACCTATTTGCTAGAAAATCATCCTATTTTGGTGTGGTCCTTCTTTTTCGGACTTGTAATAGCGAGTATTCTTTATGTAGGAAACCAAATCGTGTCATGGAATGTAAAAGTTATTATTGCTTTGGTCATTGCTGCTGGATTTGCGTATGCAATCACGCTTGCTAAGCCCGTGGGAACCATAGATAGTACTTGGATTTTGTTTTTTGCAGGCTTCATTGCAATCATAGCAATGATACTTCCAGGTATTAGTGGTGCCTTTATTTTACTTCTCCTTGGTGCGTATACATCGGTGATTGGTACTCTTTCACAGTTAGGTGACGGAATAACAAAACTTGACGCCAACCTCTTTTTTGGAGCTTTTACTAAGTTATTTGTTTTTGGTCTTGGTGCTATAGTAGGGTTAAAGGTGTTTTCTAGGGCGTTAAATTATATGTTCAAAAATTTTAAGAACATTACTCTAGCAGTACTTACTGGATTTATGATTGGAGCTTTAAACAAAATTTGGCCTTGGAAAAAAGTATTAGAAACGCGTATAAATCATAGCGGTAATGAAGTACCGTTTTTAGAAAAAAGCATTCTTCCCGGAAGTTATCCAGAAGACCCGCAACTTATGTATGCAGTCATTTTTATGGTCATTGGGTTTTTAACTATCTTTATCATGGAACGCTTTGCAGCGACCAAAAAAGAACGTTAA